In Juglans microcarpa x Juglans regia isolate MS1-56 chromosome 4S, Jm3101_v1.0, whole genome shotgun sequence, a single window of DNA contains:
- the LOC121261933 gene encoding transcription factor bHLH149-like yields MASLISYLNLEEESKRKKLWKTGYELRDRNSRPETSWRSESEQRIYSTKLVDALRLVRRNPSAADMVSSFREIREAADRVLAVEAKGRTRWSRAILASQLRLRLANNMKHKRAKVTGCSRPKRLEKKRFSPTLQRKARLLSRLVPGCRKVSFPNLLEEATDYIAALEMQVRAMTALTELVTGPPVDRLGSTSNS; encoded by the coding sequence ATGGCATCTTTGATCTCCTACTTAAACTTAGAAGAAGAGTCGAAGCGGAAGAAGCTGTGGAAAACCGGGTACGAGCTGAGAGATCGAAATTCGAGACCCGAAACCAGCTGGAGATCCGAATCTGAGCAGAGGATCTACTCCACCAAGCTTGTTGATGCGCTCCGGCTTGTCCGCCGGAATCCCTCTGCAGCGGATATGGTATCCAGCTTCCGTGAAATACGGGAAGCTGCGGACCGGGTCCTGGCCGTGGAGGCCAAGGGTAGGACTCGGTGGAGCCGGGCGATTCTGGCTAGCCAACTCAGGTTGAGACTCGCCAACAACATGAAGCATAAGAGGGCGAAGGTGACCGGCTGTAGTCGGCCGAAGAGGCTGGAGAAGAAGAGATTTTCACCGACTCTGCAAAGAAAAGCAAGGCTTCTGAGCCGTTTGGTTCCCGGTTGCCGGAAGGTCTCGTTCCCGAACCTTCTGGAAGAAGCTACCGATTACATTGCAGCTTTGGAGATGCAGGTCCGAGCCATGACTGCTCTCACCGAGCTTGTCACCGGTCCACCGGTCGATCGGCTCGGCTCGACCTCCAACTCTTAA